From Woronichinia naegeliana WA131, the proteins below share one genomic window:
- a CDS encoding XisI protein encodes MDTLKTYQEIIKQVISDYAKLRPSHGDIHLDPVFDDHHSR; translated from the coding sequence ATGGATACCTTAAAAACTTATCAAGAAATTATTAAACAAGTGATTAGTGATTATGCAAAACTGCGGCCATCTCACGGCGATATTCATCTTGATCCAGTATTTGATGATCATCATAGTCGTTAG
- a CDS encoding PIN domain-containing protein has protein sequence MIIVDTGFWLALANQKDSLYPLAKKQFQKLINEQFITTWCVVTETCYLLQKRVGIDAPKIFIHKISIGKLQVFDLKIKHCQRIEELMQKYRDLPMDFADASLVILAEELGSGQILSVDYRDFNTYRWKNTEPFQNLFQE, from the coding sequence ATGATCATAGTTGATACGGGGTTCTGGCTTGCCCTTGCCAATCAAAAAGACTCACTTTATCCACTCGCAAAAAAGCAATTTCAAAAATTAATAAATGAACAATTTATTACAACCTGGTGCGTCGTCACGGAAACTTGCTATTTACTGCAAAAACGAGTGGGAATAGATGCCCCAAAAATCTTTATTCATAAAATCTCTATAGGAAAACTACAGGTATTCGATCTCAAAATTAAACATTGCCAACGCATTGAAGAACTGATGCAAAAATATAGAGACTTGCCAATGGATTTCGCCGACGCATCTTTAGTTATTTTGGCAGAAGAATTAGGTTCAGGTCAAATTCTTTCCGTTGATTATCGAGATTTCAATACCTATCGTTGGAAAAATACGGAACCATTTCAAAACCTTTTTCAAGAATGA
- a CDS encoding CopG family transcriptional regulator, translated as MVNLETIQQEIASLPLDAQKTILELVDVLKKQYSPNPQETKEQTTEDWSDFIGCIEAEPDLSQNYKTYLTSELNQQYDHS; from the coding sequence ATGGTAAATCTAGAGACAATCCAACAAGAAATTGCGTCTCTTCCCCTCGACGCACAAAAGACCATTCTCGAACTTGTAGATGTCCTAAAAAAACAATATTCTCCCAATCCCCAGGAAACAAAAGAACAAACAACAGAAGATTGGTCTGACTTTATTGGTTGTATAGAAGCCGAACCAGACCTTTCACAAAACTATAAAACCTATTTAACGAGTGAACTGAATCAACAATATGATCATAGTTGA
- a CDS encoding type II toxin-antitoxin system RelE/ParE family toxin: MKLVLSKNAIKFLKKISVKESEKIKNKISFLLSLSEKSESIIYEELDVKPLKGDWEGFSRLRIGKVRVIFTVDLMQDELLIYAIDFRGDIY; encoded by the coding sequence ATGAAGTTAGTCCTGAGTAAAAATGCTATCAAATTTCTTAAAAAAATCTCGGTAAAAGAAAGTGAAAAAATAAAAAACAAAATTTCCTTCTTACTGAGTTTATCGGAAAAATCAGAATCCATAATCTATGAAGAACTGGATGTCAAACCCTTAAAGGGAGATTGGGAAGGTTTCTCAAGACTTAGGATTGGCAAGGTTAGAGTTATCTTTACAGTTGACCTTATGCAAGATGAATTATTGATTTATGCGATAGATTTTAGGGGAGATATTTACTAA
- a CDS encoding DUF433 domain-containing protein, with translation MLLTRITLDPQKEGGKPYIRELQIPVATVVSLFAEGMRDQEILNAFPGLEKEDIQEALYYAAQAIQYNGENKEILQKISRKENFSLSLSQLPYVSDEEQKDIEEHFGSPSDYDRADFVDMTDWVKNEVSPE, from the coding sequence GTGCTACTTACCAGAATAACCCTTGATCCCCAAAAAGAAGGCGGGAAACCTTATATCCGAGAACTGCAAATACCTGTGGCAACAGTGGTTAGTCTGTTTGCAGAAGGAATGCGAGATCAAGAGATTCTTAATGCCTTTCCTGGCTTAGAAAAAGAAGACATCCAAGAGGCTTTATATTACGCGGCTCAGGCTATTCAATACAACGGAGAAAATAAAGAAATCCTACAGAAAATCTCAAGAAAGGAAAATTTTTCTTTGTCTTTATCTCAGTTACCCTATGTCAGTGATGAAGAACAAAAAGATATTGAGGAACATTTTGGTTCACCATCAGATTATGATAGAGCAGATTTTGTGGATATGACGGATTGGGTGAAAAATGAAGTTAGTCCTGAGTAA
- a CDS encoding caspase family protein — MLEKELNSSERKLIVEDSVESVNNLYALLIGINEYKYVTKLSYAEPDAEALFKVLIDNGYSSNNIRKVTDKRATEPNIDGGLRWLADATKKGGTAIIFFAGHGVSINGGLHSGEYLCPVDAEDDRVHETCVSHTNFTEALGSINADYLVIFLDTCHSSGIGTLQGHYKGFSPETKHQMLNKEGRVIITSCGPDEVSSEFRFLENTFLEHGLFTYYLLEGLKGAAANEKGEIRVISLYEYIYKNVTQHNGKAIKSTPQHPFINAATQNFIIAQSPPKKQLIQKLPEIGINELWEAMKTNFDRQAFEILCKNFNESLLSLEGEDLELKMLYFINNCKKNCKYDDLVKEVRQYLFLARQYS, encoded by the coding sequence ATGTTAGAAAAAGAGCTTAATTCCTCAGAAAGAAAATTGATTGTTGAAGATAGCGTTGAATCGGTTAATAACCTGTATGCTTTATTAATTGGGATTAACGAGTATAAATATGTTACGAAACTTTCCTATGCGGAACCTGATGCTGAGGCATTATTTAAAGTTTTAATTGATAATGGTTATTCTAGTAATAATATAAGGAAAGTCACAGATAAAAGAGCTACAGAGCCTAATATAGATGGAGGCTTGCGCTGGTTAGCCGACGCTACCAAAAAAGGAGGCACAGCAATTATATTTTTTGCTGGACATGGGGTTTCTATAAATGGTGGGCTACATTCTGGGGAATATTTATGTCCTGTGGATGCTGAAGACGATAGGGTTCATGAAACTTGTGTTTCTCATACAAATTTCACAGAGGCTTTGGGTTCTATTAATGCTGATTATTTAGTTATTTTTTTAGATACCTGTCACTCGTCAGGAATTGGAACACTACAAGGGCATTACAAGGGTTTTTCTCCTGAAACGAAGCACCAAATGCTTAATAAAGAAGGGAGAGTTATTATCACTTCTTGCGGACCTGATGAAGTATCATCGGAATTCCGTTTTTTAGAGAATACTTTCCTTGAACATGGTTTATTTACTTACTATTTATTAGAAGGACTAAAAGGGGCTGCTGCAAATGAGAAGGGAGAAATTAGGGTTATTAGCTTATATGAATATATTTATAAAAATGTAACGCAACATAATGGGAAAGCTATAAAATCCACGCCACAACATCCATTTATAAATGCTGCAACTCAGAATTTTATTATTGCTCAGTCTCCTCCTAAAAAACAATTAATACAAAAACTTCCTGAAATTGGAATAAATGAATTATGGGAAGCCATGAAAACTAATTTTGATAGGCAAGCTTTTGAGATTTTATGTAAGAATTTTAACGAGAGTCTCCTTAGCTTGGAGGGTGAAGATCTTGAGCTAAAAATGCTTTATTTTATTAATAATTGCAAAAAAAATTGTAAGTATGATGATTTAGTAAAGGAGGTACGCCAATATCTTTTTCTGGCTCGTCAATACTCTTAG
- a CDS encoding GAF domain-containing protein, with protein MIDNIIDIEKKIEKATSLLFRQEERLTKIIQECHRLGFTVASIQLIRPEEQIIEAVTGEAWAGKARHYLEPNPDLRDIQADICQTCKTEIIAGWDKKGRFDKWVYKENNHQNMVRIFTPLILIQNHEGANDQEWFDKFEGKWTTPRDVNEDWFNQGKEHEPNGNGQQDVVGIFLPVSKLESYKGHEVKVIGTIEVGYNNPRKPIELDEVNKLIAKAGRWALEIRKTQLPSVLESIAKVAMQAVEADATNLHFLEGLPAKSSVLEIGSHGNIQEKLLEVNLDSIPYTYTVFCGHIGRDFIRECTSRKNGRGLEAIRDNKIIIVPDFSQGQQIKDLEIYNPNAFRQGIKTIVIVPLIVQEYTSEDKYQGCLYIHFKQEKHFKFKQEKHFKYPDPFKKDQLIDWLKLFGNRLEQAIHYAMVYEHQRDSRTQFIVLHSVAQSLTNSLAKEDLLEHIAWSTLNVLAADTITIYRYIQASDFFLSSPARAGRLKGDHQDEENISSKDVPYKLVRRAKNVYSTDEDYQEVFGESNFTQNEGIQATAGILLKVNEQIVGTLLVNYRRPHKFTADEKGILETLAASAAITITNQQWLNDRQKWLENRQKWLTALSDINRYIKTTLSLKILPEDDRRLLTLIMQKSQECTGADLADIRIFDQEKQELEMKVWHPASDPNPSSIHTKLGEGITGWVAENRRTANVPDVQTDNRYKSIYEKKSRSELCVPLIDQKLLFGVINLESYRKAAFDERDEQMLEALADQVVIAIQTFTNKEQLIKTKALIEFANVTNSLILKINSEMDEIRKLAGELYDLNSPDSEEREKAWKIFVSSARIAQKAQGMQVWIQEEDKVLINVCSIIDDILLQIGSLPPEIIKENQLPDDLPNVYAGIKQLTAVFEVLIRNALNAMPEGGVLSLGGQRINGVGINGQKETSVEVWVKDTGKGILAEHLRRVFSIEYSSIVQEEFGNPSTSEKKGIGIGLSIAQTYVQSLGGFISVKSEVDKGSKFTVTLPIKPNSMSVND; from the coding sequence ATGATAGACAACATCATTGATATTGAAAAAAAGATAGAGAAAGCAACCTCCTTGTTATTTAGGCAAGAAGAGCGTCTCACAAAGATTATCCAGGAATGCCATAGGCTAGGGTTTACAGTTGCCTCAATTCAATTAATTCGTCCTGAAGAACAAATTATCGAAGCTGTAACGGGAGAGGCTTGGGCAGGCAAAGCTAGGCATTATTTAGAACCCAACCCTGATTTAAGAGATATTCAAGCTGATATTTGTCAAACGTGTAAAACAGAGATTATTGCTGGCTGGGATAAAAAGGGTCGGTTTGATAAATGGGTTTATAAAGAAAATAATCACCAGAATATGGTACGAATTTTTACACCCCTGATTTTAATTCAGAATCATGAAGGTGCGAATGATCAAGAATGGTTTGATAAATTTGAAGGAAAGTGGACTACTCCCCGTGATGTGAATGAAGATTGGTTTAATCAAGGGAAAGAACATGAACCCAACGGTAACGGTCAGCAAGATGTTGTAGGGATTTTTCTACCAGTATCGAAACTAGAATCCTATAAGGGTCATGAAGTTAAAGTGATCGGAACGATTGAAGTTGGATATAACAATCCGCGAAAGCCGATTGAATTAGATGAAGTAAATAAGCTGATTGCGAAGGCGGGGCGATGGGCTTTGGAAATTCGTAAAACCCAACTTCCTTCGGTTTTAGAGAGTATCGCTAAAGTTGCTATGCAAGCAGTTGAAGCTGATGCTACTAATCTTCATTTTTTGGAAGGCTTGCCAGCTAAATCTTCTGTTCTAGAAATTGGTTCTCATGGAAATATTCAGGAAAAATTACTAGAAGTTAATCTGGACTCTATTCCTTACACTTACACTGTTTTTTGTGGTCATATCGGTCGTGATTTTATTCGAGAATGTACATCAAGAAAGAATGGTCGAGGTTTAGAGGCAATTCGTGACAATAAAATAATAATAGTACCAGATTTTTCCCAAGGTCAACAGATTAAAGATCTGGAAATTTATAATCCTAATGCTTTTAGGCAGGGAATTAAAACAATTGTAATTGTCCCTTTAATAGTGCAAGAATATACAAGCGAAGACAAATATCAAGGCTGTTTGTATATTCATTTTAAGCAAGAAAAGCATTTTAAGTTTAAGCAAGAAAAGCATTTTAAGTATCCTGATCCTTTTAAGAAAGACCAGCTAATTGATTGGTTAAAATTGTTTGGCAATCGTTTGGAACAAGCTATTCATTATGCGATGGTCTATGAGCATCAACGGGATAGCAGAACTCAGTTTATTGTGCTTCATTCTGTGGCTCAATCTTTAACAAATAGTCTAGCTAAAGAGGATTTATTAGAGCATATTGCCTGGAGTACCCTTAATGTTTTAGCGGCTGACACTATCACTATTTATAGATATATTCAAGCTAGTGATTTCTTTCTTTCGTCACCAGCTAGGGCAGGACGGCTAAAAGGTGATCACCAAGACGAAGAAAATATTAGCAGCAAGGACGTACCGTATAAGCTCGTCAGAAGGGCAAAGAATGTTTATTCTACTGATGAGGATTATCAAGAGGTATTTGGTGAATCTAATTTCACTCAAAATGAAGGCATTCAGGCAACGGCTGGAATTCTATTGAAAGTCAATGAACAAATTGTCGGTACACTTTTGGTTAATTATCGCAGACCGCATAAATTTACAGCTGATGAAAAAGGAATTCTTGAAACGTTGGCTGCTTCAGCTGCAATCACCATTACGAATCAGCAATGGCTAAATGATCGTCAAAAATGGCTAGAAAATCGTCAAAAATGGCTAACTGCTTTAAGTGATATTAATCGCTATATTAAAACCACTCTCAGCTTAAAAATCCTGCCAGAGGATGATCGGCGATTGCTAACATTAATTATGCAGAAATCCCAGGAATGTACTGGTGCAGATCTAGCTGACATACGTATTTTCGACCAGGAAAAACAAGAATTAGAAATGAAAGTTTGGCATCCAGCAAGTGATCCTAATCCGTCTTCAATTCACACTAAATTAGGAGAAGGAATTACAGGATGGGTTGCTGAAAATCGGAGGACAGCGAATGTCCCTGATGTTCAGACGGATAATCGTTACAAATCTATCTATGAAAAAAAATCTCGTTCTGAGTTATGTGTTCCCTTAATAGATCAAAAGCTTCTATTTGGTGTTATCAACTTAGAAAGCTATCGTAAGGCAGCATTTGATGAAAGAGATGAACAAATGCTAGAAGCTCTAGCAGATCAAGTAGTTATTGCTATTCAAACTTTCACAAATAAAGAACAACTAATTAAAACTAAAGCTTTGATTGAATTTGCAAACGTCACTAATTCTTTAATTCTTAAGATTAATAGTGAAATGGACGAAATTCGCAAATTGGCAGGGGAGCTTTATGATTTGAATTCTCCTGATAGTGAGGAAAGAGAAAAAGCATGGAAAATTTTCGTTTCATCTGCTCGAATTGCTCAAAAAGCACAAGGTATGCAAGTGTGGATTCAAGAGGAAGATAAGGTATTAATCAATGTCTGTAGTATAATAGACGATATTTTACTACAAATCGGCAGTTTACCGCCTGAAATTATTAAGGAAAATCAACTTCCTGATGATCTACCAAATGTTTACGCTGGGATCAAGCAATTGACCGCTGTTTTTGAAGTTTTAATTCGTAATGCTCTTAATGCTATGCCAGAAGGGGGAGTTCTATCACTGGGGGGACAACGGATTAATGGTGTAGGCATTAATGGCCAAAAAGAAACTTCTGTAGAAGTTTGGGTTAAGGATACAGGAAAGGGAATTTTAGCAGAGCATCTGAGGCGAGTCTTTAGTATTGAATACAGTAGCATCGTCCAAGAGGAGTTTGGAAATCCTAGCACTTCTGAAAAAAAAGGAATTGGAATTGGATTATCAATTGCCCAGACTTATGTTCAAAGTTTAGGAGGTTTTATTAGTGTTAAAAGTGAAGTAGATAAGGGATCTAAATTTACTGTTACTTTACCAATTAAACCAAATTCAATGTCAGTTAACGACTAA
- a CDS encoding caspase family protein yields the protein MANFHALLIGIDYYEPNPYYKSLKGAVRDIDKVASYLEKSLQIEAEQIIRLTSPLPDKNSLADVRSLRLERPPTYENIVEAFNTITETAQAQDLVYIHYSGHGGRVKTIFPDLKGKGQFDEGLVPMDVGDRGRHLRDVEMATLLKRMTDKGLLVTVIFDSCHSGGATRGDGDIRGARNGETDTQDRLTDSLVASQQELANNWLKLTQNEAKDSWLPNQRDYVFLGACRPTEFAYEAAFDGKERNGALTYWMIDTLVNNQAPMTYKSLYNRVKGMIQSKFPNQLPMLLGEGDRLVFGDKQEYKPYTLVVTNVSEDQTEITLDAGMSSGLGEGCRFALYPTDDLTDKTKQIAIVELTDEIEADSSTAQILRVDEGGIPIKGKIEPGTSAVMVAAPVNLIRKVRLFTEKQAGDLEQDLPIHLVEKQVEALAKVRQALAGNGWVVEVGEGEEAHFQVAVGKEGEYEICMGMPIKNLRPTLSIDDPTAPQKVVDRLVHLGKYQSVQELDNPASELTDYLEFELCDKTKKPFPDSQNVSLKPGEVAYLRVKNTYTRTLNVAVLDLEPTWEISQVPVQGNIASFLPLDAGQETFTKLRLQLPANYQQTKEVLKVFATKGVANFQWLILPSLDEQPATRGMSLNDGLQTRSIGQSVNPLNSLLTAIGSDVDNPPTLTRAMVPQSDPEAEWVTKDIVITVRS from the coding sequence ATGGCTAACTTTCATGCGTTATTGATCGGAATTGATTATTATGAGCCAAATCCTTACTATAAAAGTCTTAAGGGGGCGGTGCGAGATATTGATAAGGTAGCGAGTTATTTAGAAAAATCTTTGCAAATTGAAGCTGAACAAATTATCCGATTAACCTCTCCTTTACCTGATAAAAATTCTCTTGCAGATGTGCGATCGCTGCGTCTGGAAAGGCCGCCTACCTATGAAAATATTGTGGAGGCTTTTAACACGATTACGGAAACAGCCCAAGCCCAGGATTTGGTTTATATTCACTATTCAGGTCATGGGGGACGGGTTAAAACCATTTTTCCTGATTTGAAGGGAAAGGGGCAGTTTGATGAGGGTTTAGTGCCGATGGATGTGGGCGATCGCGGTCGTCATTTGCGGGATGTGGAAATGGCGACTTTGCTCAAACGGATGACGGATAAGGGGTTATTAGTCACGGTTATTTTTGATAGTTGTCATTCGGGGGGAGCAACGAGGGGCGATGGTGATATTCGGGGGGCGAGGAATGGGGAAACCGATACCCAGGACAGGCTGACGGATAGTTTAGTCGCTTCCCAGCAAGAATTAGCAAATAATTGGTTGAAGCTAACACAAAATGAAGCAAAAGATAGCTGGTTGCCTAATCAGAGGGATTACGTTTTTCTGGGGGCTTGTCGTCCGACAGAGTTTGCCTACGAGGCGGCTTTTGATGGTAAAGAACGCAATGGAGCTTTAACCTATTGGATGATTGATACACTGGTTAATAATCAAGCCCCGATGACCTATAAATCCCTTTATAACCGTGTGAAGGGGATGATTCAAAGTAAGTTTCCTAATCAATTACCGATGTTACTAGGAGAGGGCGATCGCCTGGTGTTTGGGGATAAACAGGAGTATAAACCCTATACATTAGTTGTTACTAATGTTTCGGAAGATCAAACGGAAATTACCCTAGATGCGGGAATGTCGTCAGGTTTGGGAGAAGGCTGTCGTTTTGCCCTTTATCCGACCGATGATCTGACGGATAAAACGAAACAAATTGCCATTGTGGAATTGACGGATGAGATTGAAGCGGATAGTTCAACGGCACAAATTTTAAGGGTTGATGAGGGGGGAATTCCTATTAAGGGAAAAATCGAACCTGGGACTTCGGCGGTGATGGTGGCGGCTCCTGTTAATTTAATTCGCAAAGTGCGTTTATTTACGGAAAAACAAGCGGGAGATTTGGAACAAGATTTGCCGATTCATTTAGTGGAAAAACAAGTCGAGGCTTTAGCTAAAGTTCGTCAGGCTTTGGCAGGAAATGGTTGGGTTGTGGAAGTTGGAGAGGGGGAAGAAGCTCATTTTCAAGTGGCAGTTGGGAAGGAAGGTGAGTATGAAATTTGTATGGGAATGCCGATTAAAAATCTGCGTCCTACTTTAAGCATTGATGATCCGACTGCGCCGCAAAAGGTGGTGGATCGGTTGGTGCATTTAGGCAAGTATCAATCGGTTCAGGAGTTGGATAATCCTGCTTCGGAGTTGACGGATTATTTGGAGTTTGAGTTATGTGATAAGACGAAAAAGCCCTTTCCTGATTCCCAAAATGTTTCGCTGAAACCAGGGGAAGTTGCTTATTTAAGGGTTAAAAATACTTACACACGAACTCTTAATGTTGCTGTTTTGGATTTAGAGCCGACCTGGGAAATTTCTCAGGTTCCCGTGCAAGGAAATATTGCTTCCTTTTTACCGTTAGATGCTGGGCAAGAAACCTTTACTAAGTTGCGTTTACAATTGCCTGCGAATTATCAACAAACAAAGGAGGTTTTAAAGGTTTTTGCGACGAAGGGTGTGGCTAATTTTCAGTGGTTAATATTGCCGTCTTTGGATGAGCAACCTGCAACCAGGGGAATGAGTCTTAATGATGGTTTGCAAACCCGAAGTATCGGTCAATCGGTTAATCCGTTAAATAGTTTGTTGACGGCGATCGGGAGTGATGTGGATAATCCACCGACGTTAACTCGTGCTATGGTTCCTCAGAGTGATCCAGAGGCGGAATGGGTCACTAAAGACATCGTAATAACGGTGCGATCTTAA
- a CDS encoding rhodanese-related sulfurtransferase encodes MTYLVTTFYKFVALTALEAKRTTWRNFCQQRGIKGTILLASEGINGTLAGSPEAIEAILTLLRSEPGLSDLQTQEAWTETLPFKRMKVKLKPEIVTLGRPDINPNDQVGIYVSPQEWNALLQDPEVIVIDTRNGYEVEIGTFQGATNPMTREFREFPNYVAENLDPKNYPKVAMFCTGGIRCEKASAFMVRQGFEKVYHLKGGILNYLATISPQKSLWQGECFVFDERIALKHGLSEVGDEGRF; translated from the coding sequence ATGACCTATCTGGTGACGACCTTCTACAAATTTGTTGCGCTCACTGCCCTAGAGGCTAAACGGACAACCTGGCGAAATTTTTGTCAACAGAGGGGAATTAAAGGTACGATTTTATTGGCATCCGAGGGAATTAATGGTACTTTAGCTGGTTCCCCTGAAGCAATAGAGGCGATATTAACTCTTTTACGTTCTGAGCCAGGCTTGAGCGATCTTCAAACTCAAGAGGCTTGGACAGAGACATTGCCCTTTAAGCGCATGAAGGTTAAACTCAAACCCGAAATTGTCACCCTCGGTCGCCCGGATATTAACCCAAATGATCAAGTAGGGATTTATGTCTCTCCCCAGGAATGGAATGCCCTCCTGCAAGATCCAGAGGTGATTGTGATTGATACTCGCAATGGTTACGAGGTGGAGATCGGCACGTTTCAAGGGGCCACTAATCCGATGACGAGAGAGTTTAGAGAGTTTCCTAACTATGTTGCTGAAAACCTTGATCCTAAAAATTATCCCAAGGTTGCGATGTTTTGTACGGGGGGAATTCGCTGCGAGAAGGCTTCTGCTTTTATGGTACGCCAAGGCTTTGAAAAAGTGTACCATCTCAAAGGGGGAATACTGAACTATTTAGCGACGATCTCTCCCCAAAAAAGTCTGTGGCAGGGAGAGTGTTTTGTCTTTGATGAACGCATTGCCTTGAAACATGGTTTAAGCGAAGTGGGTGATGAGGGGCGGTTTTAG
- a CDS encoding transposase: protein MEKAFRFRFYPTPEQESLLRRTLGCVRLIYNKALHIRTQAWYEKQERVGYPDTSRLLTQWKKEEDLDFLNEVSSVPLQQGLRHLQTAFTNFFAGRAKYPNFKKKRNGGSAEFTKAAFKLKNKEVYLAKCSDPLPIRWSRQLTEGCDPSSIIVSLHPSGRWHISIRFDDPTTKPLPVSENAIGIDLGITSLIADSNGGKVTNPKHFKKHRKRLKKAQKNLARKQKGSKNREKARIKVAKIHLKISDSRKDFLHKTTTRLVRENQVIAVESLAVKNMVKNHKLALAISDSGWGELIRQLDYKCRWYGRKLVAIDRWFPSSKRCNSCGHIVEKMPLNVREWQCPKCGVNHERDINASKNILAAGLAVSVCGATVRPEQSKSVKAGAMKQKPKS from the coding sequence ATGGAAAAAGCTTTTAGATTTCGATTTTACCCGACCCCAGAACAAGAGTCGCTATTGCGGCGCACCTTGGGCTGCGTAAGGCTGATTTACAATAAAGCTCTCCATATCAGAACTCAAGCGTGGTATGAGAAGCAGGAGAGAGTCGGGTATCCCGATACCTCTCGTTTGTTAACTCAATGGAAGAAGGAAGAAGACCTTGACTTCCTTAATGAAGTTAGCTCTGTCCCACTGCAACAGGGACTTAGACACCTCCAAACCGCTTTCACTAATTTCTTTGCAGGAAGGGCAAAATACCCCAACTTCAAGAAGAAGAGAAATGGTGGTAGTGCAGAGTTTACAAAAGCAGCCTTTAAGCTTAAAAACAAAGAAGTTTACCTTGCTAAATGTTCTGACCCATTACCAATCAGGTGGTCTAGACAACTGACCGAGGGATGCGACCCCAGTAGCATCATAGTAAGCCTTCACCCTTCAGGACGTTGGCACATCTCGATTAGGTTTGACGATCCAACAACCAAGCCTCTACCTGTCAGCGAAAATGCGATAGGGATAGATTTGGGGATAACAAGCTTAATTGCAGATAGTAATGGGGGTAAAGTCACAAACCCCAAGCATTTCAAAAAGCATCGTAAACGCTTAAAGAAAGCTCAAAAGAACCTTGCTCGTAAGCAAAAAGGTTCTAAAAACAGAGAAAAGGCAAGGATTAAGGTCGCTAAAATTCACCTTAAAATCTCTGATTCTCGAAAAGATTTCTTGCACAAAACAACGACCCGTTTGGTACGCGAAAATCAAGTGATTGCCGTTGAGTCGTTGGCTGTTAAGAATATGGTTAAAAACCACAAACTTGCCCTTGCTATCTCCGACAGTGGATGGGGTGAGTTGATTCGACAATTGGACTACAAGTGTCGCTGGTATGGGAGAAAATTAGTTGCCATTGACCGATGGTTTCCCAGTTCTAAACGATGTAATTCTTGTGGGCATATTGTCGAAAAAATGCCTCTTAATGTCCGTGAATGGCAATGCCCTAAATGTGGGGTAAACCATGAGCGTGACATTAACGCCAGCAAAAATATTTTGGCCGCTGGACTAGCGGTGTCAGTCTGTGGAGCGACCGTAAGACCAGAACAGAGTAAATCTGTTAAGGCAGGTGCTATGAAACAGAAACCTAAATCGTGA
- a CDS encoding carbon dioxide-concentrating mechanism protein CcmK: MSIAVGMIETLGFPAVVEAADSMVKAARVTLVGYEKIGSGRVTVIVRGDVSEVQASVSAGIEAANRVNGGQVLSTHIIARPHENLEYVLPIRYIEEVEQFRNY, encoded by the coding sequence ATGTCAATTGCAGTAGGAATGATTGAAACCCTTGGGTTTCCGGCAGTGGTAGAAGCAGCCGACTCGATGGTAAAAGCGGCTCGTGTAACCCTAGTCGGTTATGAAAAAATTGGTAGTGGACGAGTCACCGTCATTGTTCGGGGGGATGTATCGGAAGTACAAGCTTCTGTCTCTGCGGGTATTGAAGCGGCTAACCGCGTTAATGGGGGTCAAGTCCTTTCTACCCATATTATTGCCCGTCCCCATGAAAACCTGGAATACGTTCTACCAATTCGCTATATCGAAGAAGTCGAACAATTCCGTAATTATTAA
- a CDS encoding BMC domain-containing protein gives MSIAVGMVETLGFPAVVEAADAMVKAARVTLVGYEKIGSGRVTVIVRGDVSEVQASVSAGIQNALRVNGGEVLSNHIIARPHENLEYVLPIRYTEAVEQFRESVNPRPLRRI, from the coding sequence ATGTCAATTGCTGTTGGAATGGTAGAAACCTTAGGTTTTCCGGCTGTGGTAGAAGCGGCCGATGCTATGGTTAAGGCGGCTCGCGTTACGCTAGTGGGTTACGAAAAAATTGGTAGTGGTCGGGTCACTGTCATTGTGCGGGGTGATGTGTCTGAGGTACAAGCCTCGGTGTCAGCCGGTATTCAAAACGCGCTGCGGGTTAACGGCGGTGAAGTCCTGTCTAACCACATTATTGCCCGTCCCCATGAAAACCTGGAATATGTTCTGCCGATTCGCTATACCGAGGCTGTAGAACAATTTCGCGAAAGTGTTAATCCTCGTCCTCTAAGACGCATTTAA
- a CDS encoding EutN/CcmL family microcompartment protein yields the protein MQIAKVLGTVVSTYKTRSLTGVKLLIVQFIDAQGQPLPNYEVAADIVGAGINEWVLVTKGSAARIDSGNEDRPLDAMVVGIIDTVTVENRSLYNKKDEFRQ from the coding sequence ATGCAAATTGCCAAAGTGCTTGGCACGGTGGTAAGTACCTATAAAACCCGTAGTCTTACGGGAGTTAAACTTCTGATTGTCCAATTCATTGATGCTCAAGGCCAACCCCTACCTAACTATGAGGTGGCCGCGGACATCGTGGGAGCGGGAATTAACGAATGGGTTTTGGTCACAAAGGGTAGTGCTGCCCGCATTGATAGTGGCAATGAAGATCGTCCTCTTGATGCAATGGTGGTTGGCATTATTGATACCGTCACGGTGGAAAACCGCTCTTTGTATAACAAAAAAGATGAATTTCGACAGTAA